One stretch of Molothrus aeneus isolate 106 chromosome 2, BPBGC_Maene_1.0, whole genome shotgun sequence DNA includes these proteins:
- the NDUFB4 gene encoding NADH dehydrogenase [ubiquinone] 1 beta subcomplex subunit 4, producing MAWAPPPSAAQLYRPNRFVSLPPELDPATYDTSPEKLRAEAERLAIRSRLKRQYLLQLNDPNAPAVIENPALIRWAYAKSQNVYPTFRPTPKTSFLGAVYGLGPLLFWIFVLKADRDRKKKRIQEGKLKRSPLSVFF from the exons ATGGCGTGGGCACCGCCTCCATCGGCGGCCCAGCTGTACAGGCCGAACCGCTTTGTCTCGCTGCCTCCCGAGCTCGACCCCGCCACCTACGACACATCGCCGGAGAAGCTCCGCGCCGAGGCCGAGCGCCTGGCGATCCGCTCCCGGCTCAAGCGGCAGTACCTGCTGCAGCTCAACGACCCCAACGCGCCCGCCGTCATC GAAAATCCCGCCTTGATCCGCTGGGCCTATGCGAAGTCGCAGAACGTCTACCCGACTTTCCGGCCGACACCCAAGACGTCCTTTCTAGGAGCTGTTTATGGCTTAGGCCCCCTCCTCTTCTGGATCTTTGTCTTAAAAGCTGACAGG GATCGTAAAAAGAAGCGTATCCAGGAAGGTAAACTCAAGCGATCGCCGCTCAGTGTGTTCTTCTAA